One Pontibacter deserti genomic region harbors:
- a CDS encoding J domain-containing protein, translated as MLHSNKPAPNLTPQISTSAERKLSKLQQEFNQKTEQIELLKKEISTRRESINLAQKRIEKELRPIILQQLEKRVELANLLDQAFSLPIFSIREKLKISALIENITFDLISNYERKDMIELHNRYAEYTYAERTAFAEKQDETIADEEPTIADNFDDLDDFERIQAQLDREREQREQEKQNRQKGRKTKAQREKEAKAKADLSNISKASRRVYTELAKQLHPDKEQDETKRAWKEEAMKRVTQAYHHDDFFELLRLQMEFMQEQGQALDTLQDEQLQYYVKILNDQLDELKGEFHALVTGPDAGFYTRFCGSPKQMDQKFKSAKEDLTRELEQLKQNVRTLQDDPQMIKVILK; from the coding sequence ATGCTCCATTCCAACAAACCTGCTCCTAACCTTACCCCCCAAATCTCTACTTCAGCAGAGCGAAAACTAAGCAAGCTGCAACAGGAGTTTAACCAGAAAACAGAGCAGATTGAGCTACTTAAAAAAGAAATAAGTACACGCCGTGAAAGTATAAACCTGGCCCAGAAGCGCATCGAAAAAGAATTACGCCCAATCATACTGCAGCAACTGGAAAAGCGTGTGGAGTTGGCTAATTTGTTAGATCAGGCTTTTTCACTTCCTATTTTCAGTATCCGGGAGAAGTTGAAAATATCGGCCCTTATTGAGAACATCACCTTTGACCTCATCTCGAACTATGAGCGCAAGGATATGATCGAACTCCACAACCGATATGCTGAATACACTTATGCAGAACGCACCGCTTTTGCCGAAAAACAGGATGAAACTATAGCTGATGAGGAACCAACTATAGCAGACAACTTTGATGACCTGGATGATTTTGAGCGCATACAAGCCCAGCTGGACCGGGAACGCGAGCAACGCGAACAGGAAAAACAGAACCGTCAGAAAGGCCGCAAAACAAAAGCTCAAAGAGAAAAAGAAGCAAAAGCTAAAGCGGACTTAAGCAACATCAGCAAGGCCAGCCGCCGCGTGTACACCGAGCTAGCCAAGCAACTGCATCCCGACAAAGAACAAGACGAAACCAAACGCGCCTGGAAAGAAGAAGCCATGAAACGCGTAACCCAGGCCTACCACCACGACGACTTCTTTGAGCTACTACGCCTGCAGATGGAGTTTATGCAGGAACAAGGCCAGGCTTTGGACACACTGCAAGATGAGCAACTGCAATACTATGTAAAGATCCTGAATGACCAGTTGGATGAGCTGAAAGGAGAATTTCATGCACTGGTAACTGGCCCCGACGCCGGCTTTTACACCCGCTTCTGCGGCTCTCCCAAGCAAATGGACCAGAAGTTCAAATCAGCCAAAGAAGACCTAACCAGAGAACTGGAACAGCTAAAGCAAAATGTCCGCACCCTGCAGGATGACCCGCAAATGATTAAAGTGATTTTGAAGTAG
- a CDS encoding alpha/beta fold hydrolase, whose amino-acid sequence MMIKRTLLLLFFFGIMALANAQQTKMINVGDHSLETIQAGTGDYTVIFESGFGTDYKVWGNVASEVMNANQVMLYSRAGTGKSEPNPKPQTLEQAVQDLSTLIEKANLKAPFILVGHSYGAFIIRGYAALNPDKVKGLVFVDPAHEKMMQELKKVDHAKAVKDIELQNSYMPAKFKQENELINQIFDKGALPDFGKLPQVPAVVLTSVQKRANPELFLHEPKGVEVWRKLHNEFFSQFTSGAHVVTANSGHNIHREEPELVINAINQVVQAATKQKARQEYEAKMTELSEKLSQASALLDKRKEQKAEALVFGALKDSGFEERTINTIAYQQLSNPQSIALAILIFKYNTIQYAGSANAFDSYGEALMQQGKLKQAEQQFNKAIELATVSNDASTIKNSRSNLEKINQLKKSK is encoded by the coding sequence ATGATGATCAAAAGAACTTTACTACTGCTATTTTTCTTCGGAATTATGGCGCTTGCCAATGCTCAGCAAACCAAAATGATAAACGTTGGGGATCATTCCCTGGAAACGATACAGGCAGGTACAGGAGATTATACCGTTATCTTCGAATCTGGCTTCGGGACTGACTATAAAGTATGGGGCAATGTGGCCTCTGAAGTTATGAATGCTAACCAGGTGATGCTATACTCAAGAGCCGGTACCGGCAAATCAGAGCCAAACCCGAAGCCACAGACGCTGGAGCAGGCAGTACAGGACCTGAGCACGCTCATCGAGAAAGCTAACCTGAAAGCGCCTTTTATTTTAGTAGGTCATTCTTATGGTGCTTTTATTATCCGTGGGTATGCAGCTTTAAACCCGGATAAAGTAAAAGGGCTGGTTTTTGTTGATCCGGCACATGAAAAGATGATGCAGGAATTGAAAAAAGTTGATCATGCGAAAGCAGTAAAAGATATTGAGTTGCAGAACAGCTATATGCCTGCTAAGTTCAAGCAGGAGAACGAATTGATCAACCAGATATTTGACAAAGGTGCCTTACCTGATTTTGGAAAGTTACCGCAGGTTCCGGCTGTAGTGCTTACTTCGGTGCAGAAAAGAGCAAACCCTGAACTGTTTCTACACGAGCCGAAAGGCGTGGAAGTATGGCGGAAGCTACACAACGAGTTCTTTAGCCAGTTTACCAGCGGTGCACATGTAGTAACAGCTAACAGCGGACATAACATCCACCGCGAAGAACCGGAACTGGTTATAAATGCAATAAACCAGGTAGTACAAGCAGCGACTAAACAAAAGGCACGTCAGGAGTATGAAGCAAAAATGACTGAGTTAAGTGAGAAATTAAGCCAGGCTTCAGCATTGCTTGATAAGCGGAAAGAGCAGAAAGCCGAAGCGCTTGTATTTGGTGCTTTGAAAGATTCAGGGTTTGAGGAGCGAACTATAAACACGATTGCTTATCAGCAGCTTAGCAATCCACAAAGTATAGCCTTGGCAATTCTTATCTTTAAGTATAACACCATCCAATATGCCGGCTCTGCGAATGCTTTTGATAGCTACGGCGAAGCGCTGATGCAGCAGGGAAAACTGAAGCAGGCAGAACAGCAGTTTAACAAAGCCATTGAACTGGCAACTGTCTCAAACGATGCATCAACCATCAAAAACAGCCGGAGCAATCTGGAAAAGATCAATCAGCTTAAGAAAAGTAAATAG
- a CDS encoding DUF2911 domain-containing protein: MKNTRIFSLLALLVAFVFSTAVMAQDQKPKASPPATATGKVGGATITINYSSPSVKGRTIWGELVPYGQVWRSGANEATTVTFDKDVMVEGKPLAAGTYSFYTIPTEDKWTVIFNKTAKQWGTQYDEKQDALRLTVTPRKAPVMAERLKYDVNSEGLLLTWENLAVPVKITAAKK; encoded by the coding sequence ATGAAGAACACGCGTATTTTTAGTCTGCTTGCCCTGCTGGTGGCATTTGTATTTTCTACGGCAGTTATGGCCCAGGACCAGAAACCAAAAGCGAGCCCGCCGGCAACCGCTACCGGTAAAGTGGGTGGCGCTACCATAACTATAAACTATAGCAGCCCATCGGTAAAGGGCCGTACCATTTGGGGCGAGCTGGTGCCTTACGGACAAGTTTGGCGCTCTGGTGCCAACGAAGCTACAACTGTTACTTTTGATAAAGATGTGATGGTAGAAGGCAAACCATTGGCCGCCGGAACCTATAGTTTCTATACTATCCCGACAGAAGACAAGTGGACCGTGATCTTTAATAAAACCGCCAAGCAGTGGGGGACGCAATACGACGAGAAACAGGATGCCCTGCGTTTGACTGTAACACCTCGTAAAGCACCGGTTATGGCCGAGCGCCTGAAGTATGATGTGAACAGCGAAGGTTTACTGCTGACATGGGAAAACCTGGCGGTGCCTGTTAAGATAACTGCAGCCAAAAAGTAA
- a CDS encoding CPBP family intramembrane glutamic endopeptidase encodes MLKTFTLNLKQTTTDLIGFLKNPTDSPETEMPIKGKLRELFNLLLINIVLSVALVGIIELIVLLGWVNYDGHAVSEMLRKFPIWGGLLLAVIIVPFFEEVVFRSGLRFRRGYFTLLTALMLFVAGILSFRYLTLFWALGISIAFGGIMIIYLLKAYSIGEFLERKWSQIYGILFYSIAVIFGLVHISNYTNFNYASVALLLIPVLVAPQIWAGLALGYIRVKYGFFWGFFLHAAHNAVFIVPTLLFINQLEEKLNIHNENYSLKVEEHFRYDDTAGSTSIISGDTVAFENTKLNDVITHLLQTEEVSIQNKIGNKSTRAVNLYYKSETSDLAKTKAAILAELQKLYKFDVTKADVQKEMWDVEVENTTALAANISNRGDKTSEVMVDKKGIKMHNVTMEQLIGTLQKEYNIALADKTTDEGRYNFKFSKMSFEELKSELKEKYGLVLQSKMIMTQQALVEFRK; translated from the coding sequence ATGCTTAAGACATTTACACTAAACCTGAAACAAACCACTACCGACCTGATCGGCTTCCTGAAAAATCCGACAGATAGCCCCGAAACCGAAATGCCAATCAAAGGCAAGTTGAGAGAGCTGTTTAACCTGCTGCTAATAAATATAGTGCTATCTGTAGCACTTGTAGGTATTATAGAACTTATAGTGTTGCTGGGCTGGGTTAACTACGACGGACATGCTGTGTCAGAAATGCTGCGAAAGTTTCCGATTTGGGGAGGTTTATTGCTAGCAGTTATCATCGTTCCGTTTTTTGAAGAAGTAGTTTTCAGGTCGGGTCTTCGGTTCCGGAGAGGGTACTTTACTTTATTGACGGCTCTGATGCTTTTTGTCGCAGGCATCTTAAGCTTCAGATACTTGACTTTGTTTTGGGCGTTGGGTATTTCGATCGCGTTTGGTGGCATCATGATTATTTATTTGTTAAAAGCCTACTCTATAGGTGAATTTTTGGAGCGTAAATGGTCCCAGATATATGGAATACTGTTTTATAGTATAGCTGTGATTTTTGGACTAGTACACATCTCCAACTATACAAACTTTAATTATGCATCGGTGGCTTTGCTATTAATCCCTGTATTGGTAGCACCGCAGATCTGGGCTGGATTAGCATTAGGCTATATCCGTGTAAAATATGGTTTCTTCTGGGGCTTCTTTCTGCATGCGGCGCATAATGCTGTTTTTATAGTTCCGACTCTCTTATTCATAAATCAGCTGGAAGAAAAGCTGAACATCCACAATGAAAACTATAGTTTGAAAGTGGAAGAGCATTTTCGCTATGATGATACGGCTGGTTCAACAAGTATAATTTCAGGTGATACGGTCGCTTTTGAGAATACAAAACTAAATGACGTGATCACACACCTGCTGCAAACAGAAGAAGTATCGATACAAAATAAAATTGGTAATAAATCGACAAGAGCGGTAAACCTGTACTATAAAAGCGAGACTTCGGACCTAGCCAAAACCAAAGCAGCTATACTTGCCGAACTACAAAAGCTGTATAAGTTTGATGTAACTAAAGCAGATGTGCAGAAGGAAATGTGGGATGTAGAAGTGGAGAATACAACGGCTTTAGCCGCTAACATCTCGAACAGGGGCGATAAAACATCGGAAGTTATGGTAGATAAGAAAGGAATAAAAATGCATAACGTAACAATGGAGCAACTGATCGGAACGCTGCAAAAAGAATACAACATAGCACTAGCCGATAAAACCACCGATGAAGGCAGGTATAATTTTAAGTTCAGTAAAATGAGTTTCGAAGAACTGAAGTCTGAGTTAAAAGAAAAGTATGGTCTTGTGTTGCAATCTAAAATGATAATGACGCAGCAGGCCTTGGTAGAGTTTAGGAAATAA
- a CDS encoding sterol desaturase family protein, with the protein MESSQFWFFYALTAVRYVVVAGLAFLLFYVLFRSKLTRFKIQKLFPKQQDYVREVGYSFLTFFVFALVGVIVASDVVLPHTQIYTDVAEYGWGYWGLSILLALLLHDTYFYWTHRLMHHPRLFKLFHLTHHRSVNPSPWASFAFSPLEAVVEASVLFVIVFLIPIHGSAILMFLLLMTIYNVYGHLGYEIYPKWLVNSWVGKWLNTSTNHNMHHKYFKGNYGLYLRVWDELLHTTHPEYHNTLEKLVTRKQEHQQPAQPVSI; encoded by the coding sequence ATGGAAAGCAGTCAGTTCTGGTTCTTTTATGCGTTAACGGCGGTGCGCTATGTGGTGGTGGCAGGGCTGGCGTTTCTGTTGTTTTATGTGCTGTTCCGGAGCAAGCTTACCCGTTTTAAAATTCAGAAGCTCTTCCCGAAGCAGCAGGATTATGTGCGCGAAGTAGGCTACTCGTTCCTGACCTTTTTTGTGTTTGCGCTGGTAGGTGTTATAGTTGCCTCGGATGTGGTATTGCCGCACACGCAGATCTACACAGATGTAGCGGAGTATGGCTGGGGCTACTGGGGTTTGAGTATACTGCTGGCGCTGCTCCTGCACGATACCTATTTTTACTGGACTCACCGGCTCATGCACCACCCCAGGCTGTTTAAGCTGTTTCATCTTACCCATCACCGTTCCGTTAACCCGTCGCCGTGGGCATCGTTTGCATTTAGTCCGCTGGAGGCTGTGGTGGAGGCCAGCGTGCTGTTTGTGATCGTATTCCTCATCCCGATCCATGGTTCGGCTATACTTATGTTTCTGCTGCTCATGACCATTTATAACGTGTATGGCCACCTGGGCTACGAGATCTATCCGAAATGGCTTGTGAACAGTTGGGTGGGTAAGTGGCTTAATACCTCTACCAACCACAACATGCACCACAAATACTTTAAAGGCAATTATGGCCTGTACCTGCGGGTGTGGGACGAGCTGCTGCACACAACTCACCCGGAGTACCACAACACCCTCGAAAAGCTGGTAACCCGCAAGCAGGAACACCAACAGCCGGCACAGCCGGTCAGCATATAG
- a CDS encoding DUF2157 domain-containing protein, with protein sequence MKTSISRELIYSIARHSNWRGQSIAAWFRKEHIYADTSAWIRFMQLFLLVLGGGFLVAGIVFFFAYNWQEMHKFLKIGLVEVLLIAVAMLAVFTNWSKLVKNLLLIADVMLVGVLFAVYGQIYQTGANAYDFFLGWTIWVILWVLAARFQPLWVVFMALINTTFILYVEQVATGLAFPIELDILFGINATAVVVWEVLYSKGKISRFGKWFPRLATLAALVPVTMSMIIFMFDNYSSVDKGLCYALAAVAYTAGIWYGYRSRDLFYLSVIPFSLIVVGAAGIVRTQKDNPEMVFLFASLFVVASITLLVRFIIQTNRNWHATATEL encoded by the coding sequence ATGAAAACAAGTATATCCCGCGAACTAATCTATAGCATTGCCCGGCACAGCAACTGGCGTGGGCAAAGTATAGCTGCATGGTTCCGGAAAGAGCACATCTACGCAGACACATCTGCCTGGATACGCTTTATGCAACTGTTTCTTCTGGTGCTGGGCGGTGGATTTTTGGTAGCAGGCATCGTGTTCTTTTTTGCCTATAACTGGCAGGAAATGCACAAGTTCCTGAAGATCGGGTTGGTAGAAGTATTGCTTATAGCTGTTGCAATGCTGGCTGTTTTTACCAACTGGAGCAAACTAGTAAAGAACCTGCTGCTGATAGCTGACGTGATGCTGGTAGGCGTATTGTTTGCCGTTTACGGGCAGATCTACCAGACTGGGGCCAACGCTTACGACTTCTTTCTGGGTTGGACGATTTGGGTTATACTTTGGGTGCTGGCAGCTCGCTTTCAACCGCTCTGGGTCGTTTTTATGGCCCTTATTAACACCACTTTTATACTTTATGTAGAGCAGGTGGCTACAGGCTTAGCTTTCCCTATCGAATTGGACATTTTGTTCGGAATAAACGCTACAGCTGTAGTGGTCTGGGAGGTGTTGTACAGCAAAGGCAAGATCAGTCGGTTTGGGAAGTGGTTTCCGAGATTAGCCACATTAGCTGCGCTGGTGCCTGTTACCATGAGTATGATCATCTTTATGTTTGATAACTATAGCTCCGTCGACAAAGGTCTTTGCTATGCGTTGGCAGCTGTTGCTTACACTGCCGGTATCTGGTATGGCTACCGTAGCCGCGACCTGTTTTACCTTTCTGTTATTCCTTTTTCTTTAATTGTAGTGGGAGCTGCCGGCATTGTGCGCACCCAGAAAGATAATCCGGAGATGGTATTTCTGTTTGCCAGCTTATTTGTGGTGGCAAGTATAACCCTGCTTGTTCGTTTCATTATACAGACTAACCGTAACTGGCATGCCACAGCAACAGAACTATAA
- a CDS encoding DUF4401 domain-containing protein — MPQQQNYNLQEVLQTIQHEEGDNFSFDAAKIEEEAHFSSSLYTNLPIKLLTIFGGFLATGFFLGFLMTTGLLDSITAMFITGVIFLVASEVLNRLRNDLLLESMSVSLNIVGYQLFGVGFSEMTNDTALALALAGIALVFILVSGSTVLLFFATLVFWGSLISLPLIHELPELLYVHVGVMVAILTYLSLNEAKLIAQHPRLAKLYAPVRIGLVFAFIGLLIMLAHHSFLVKGIEHLWLASLLLIGVLLLVLRRIMQDTGVTDIKTQLIVYTCCIAILVPTILTPSLAGALLVVLVSFYMGHRLSFIVGLLALGYFIILYYYNLELTLLTKSGILVLTGCLFLGGLYLLNRYIRAHEK; from the coding sequence ATGCCACAGCAACAGAACTATAACCTGCAGGAGGTGCTGCAAACCATACAGCACGAAGAAGGCGATAACTTTAGCTTTGATGCCGCCAAGATTGAAGAAGAGGCACACTTCAGCTCGTCGCTCTACACCAACCTGCCCATTAAACTACTCACCATTTTTGGAGGTTTTCTGGCGACAGGTTTTTTCCTGGGTTTCCTGATGACAACCGGCCTGCTGGATTCCATAACAGCGATGTTTATTACTGGCGTGATTTTCCTGGTGGCCTCCGAAGTGCTGAACCGGTTGCGAAACGACCTGCTGCTGGAATCGATGAGCGTATCACTGAACATTGTAGGCTATCAGTTATTTGGCGTTGGTTTTTCTGAAATGACCAACGATACAGCATTGGCTTTGGCACTGGCAGGTATTGCATTGGTGTTTATACTTGTGTCGGGAAGTACGGTGCTGCTGTTTTTTGCTACGCTGGTTTTCTGGGGAAGCCTTATCAGTCTGCCGCTTATTCATGAATTGCCTGAACTGCTGTATGTGCATGTCGGGGTGATGGTGGCTATACTTACCTACCTAAGCTTAAACGAGGCAAAACTGATTGCGCAGCATCCGAGGCTGGCTAAACTATATGCGCCGGTACGTATCGGGCTGGTGTTTGCTTTCATTGGGCTGCTTATCATGCTGGCCCATCATAGTTTCCTTGTCAAAGGAATTGAGCATCTCTGGTTAGCAAGCCTGCTACTAATAGGTGTGCTCTTGCTTGTGCTGCGCCGCATCATGCAGGATACCGGGGTTACCGATATTAAAACACAACTTATAGTTTATACGTGCTGCATCGCGATTCTGGTGCCAACTATACTTACGCCTTCGCTGGCCGGGGCGCTGCTGGTTGTGCTGGTTAGTTTTTACATGGGGCACCGCTTAAGTTTTATAGTTGGCTTGCTGGCGCTGGGGTATTTTATCATCCTGTACTACTATAACCTGGAGCTCACGCTACTGACAAAATCAGGAATACTGGTGCTTACCGGCTGCCTGTTTTTAGGAGGCTTATACTTGCTAAACCGTTACATCAGAGCGCATGAAAAATAA
- a CDS encoding GDYXXLXY domain-containing protein, translating to MKNNLKAIVVLVNLVLVLAYLNWSVVQKEDILEEGELVLLKLAPVDPRSLMQGDYMRLSYAISQPNNQLWQEQQNVDSLINQVQQQQLTMDSLESRGYAVIKLDAQQVAQLVRYQPEKEPLHKDELLLKYTKGDWALNLGAESYFFEEGQAKTFEQAEYGGLRVDKQGNSVLVGLYDKNRKLLKPKKTGD from the coding sequence ATGAAAAATAATCTGAAAGCTATAGTTGTGCTGGTAAACCTGGTACTGGTGCTGGCATACCTGAACTGGTCGGTGGTGCAGAAGGAGGATATTCTGGAAGAAGGTGAGTTGGTGCTGCTCAAACTGGCTCCCGTAGATCCGCGCTCGCTGATGCAAGGCGATTACATGCGCCTGAGCTATGCCATCAGCCAACCCAACAACCAACTATGGCAGGAACAACAAAACGTAGATAGTCTTATTAACCAGGTGCAGCAACAGCAACTGACTATGGACAGCCTGGAAAGCCGTGGCTATGCTGTGATAAAACTGGATGCACAACAAGTGGCGCAACTGGTACGATATCAACCTGAAAAAGAACCACTACACAAAGACGAACTGCTGCTGAAGTATACTAAAGGCGACTGGGCACTTAATCTGGGGGCAGAATCATACTTTTTTGAAGAAGGTCAGGCCAAAACATTTGAGCAGGCAGAGTATGGCGGGTTGCGGGTTGACAAACAAGGAAATAGCGTACTGGTAGGCTTGTATGATAAAAACCGCAAACTGCTGAAACCGAAGAAAACTGGAGACTAA